One genomic window of Conger conger chromosome 7, fConCon1.1, whole genome shotgun sequence includes the following:
- the LOC133132552 gene encoding G protein-activated inward rectifier potassium channel 4-like, producing MMAGDSRSHMDHSMEIGVLPREMKKLPKHIRDAQISTDRTRLIAEPVKKPRQRYVQKDGKCNVHHGNVQETYRYFSDLFTTLVDLQWRLSLLIFTLVYVFTWLFFGFFWWIIAYLRGDLIHGDEEDWTPCVENLNSFVSAFLFSIETETTIGYGYRVITNECPEGIILLLVQAILGSIVNAIMVGCMFVKISQPKKRAETLMFSHKAVVSLRDDKLCLMFRVGDLRNSHIVEASIRAKLIRSQQTKEGEFIPLNQTDINIGFDTGDDRLFLVSPLIISHEINENSPFWEWTQAQMEKEEFEIVVILEGMVEATGMTCQARSSYLDTEVLWGYRFTPVLSLEKGFYEVDYNNFHEIYETSTPSCSARELAASGGMRDRLLLPHLSLPSHTPKTHLQDLLGTPDPLPGDEGKRGGLREGTNGSAATLGVQA from the exons ATGATGGCAGGGGATTCCCGATCTCACATGGACCACAGTATGGAGATAGGAGTACTCCCTCGTGAG ATGAAGAAACTTCCGAAGCATATCAGGGACGCGCAGATCTCCACTGACCGCACTCGCCTGATCGCCGAGCCGGTGAAGAAGCCCAGGCAACGCTACGTCCAGAAGGACGGCAAGTGCAACGTCCACCACGGCAACGTCCAGGAGACCTACCGCTACTTCAGCGACCTCTTCACCACGCTGGTGGACCTGCAGTGGCGCCTGAGCCTGCTGATCTTCACCCTGGTCTACGTGTTCACCTGGCTCTTCTTCGGCTTCTTCTGGTGGATCATCGCCTACCTCCGGGGCGACCTGATCCACGGCGACGAGGAGGACTGGACGCCCTGCGTGGAGAACCTCAACAGCTTCGTCTCGGCCTTCCTCTTCTCCATCGAGACGGAGACCACCATCGGGTACGGCTACCGGGTCATCACCAACGAGTGTCCCGAGGGCATCATCCTGCTGCTGGTGCAGGCCATCCTGGGCTCCATCGTCAACGCCATCATGGTGGGCTGCATGTTCGTGAAGATCTCGCAGCCCAAGAAGCGGGCGGAGACGCTGATGTTCTCCCACAAGGCCGTGGTGTCCCTGCGGGACGACAAGCTGTGCCTGATGTTCCGGGTGGGCGACCTGCGGAACTCGCACATCGTGGAGGCCTCCATCCGCGCCAAGCTCATCCGCTCGCAGCAGACCAAGGAGGGCGAGTTCATCCCGCTCAACCAGACCGACATCAACATCGGCTTCGACACCGGCGACGACCGCCTCTTCCTGGTGTCGCCCCTCATCATCTCCCACGAGATCAACGAGAACAGCCCCTTCTGGGAGTGGACCCAGGCCCagatggagaaggaggagtTTGAGATCGTGGTCATTTTGGAGGGCATGGTTGAAGCCACAG GGATGACCTGTCAGGCTCGGAGCTCCTACCTGGACACGGAGGTCCTCTGGGGCTACCGGTTCACCCCAGTCCTCTCCCTGGAGAAGGGCTTTTATGAGGTGGACTACAACAACTTCCACGAGATCTACGAGACCAGCACCCCCTCTTGCAGTGCCAGGGAGCTGGCGGCCAGCGGGGGCATGCGAGACAGACTGCTCCTtcctcacctctccctcccctcccacacccccaaaACCCACCTCCAAGACCTGCTGGGCACCCCCGACCCCCTGCCGGGGGACGAGGGCAAGCGGGGGGGTCTGAGGGAGGGGACCAACGGTTCGGCCGCTACGCTGGGGGTCCAAGCGTGA
- the kcnj1b gene encoding ATP-sensitive inward rectifier potassium channel 1b produces the protein MFRFMQKRIHEHLAERRVRRSRLVAKDGRCNIEFGNVEYHSHFAFLQDFWTTFVEIRWRFMIVLFVASFTGSWFIFGLLWYWIAKRNGDLAGQSHPKGHVPCVSNVNGLTTAFLYSLETQTTIGYGGRAVTGQCAGAVALIVVQSLIGAIINCFMCGVILAKISLPKKRAKTVTFSETAVICPQKGGLCLQIRVANMRKTLLIGSQIYGKLLRTTITPEGETIIMDQVGIDFVVDAGKDNLFFICPLTLCHVIDKSSPFFTMAADTLHLQEFELVVFLDGTAESTSSACQVRTSFIPQEVQWGYSFLPIISRTKGGKYRVDFSNFSRTVPVPTPHCALCFHDEGHHRPQLPPHAQAHAPQEKRGIDNEGFEVIDIDVDDTVHQTMM, from the coding sequence ATGTTCCGGTTCATGCAGAAGCGCATCCACGAGCACCTGGCGGAGCGTAGGGTCCGCCGCAGCCGCCTGGTGGCCAAGGACGGCCGCTGCAACATCGAGTTCGGCAACGTGGAGTACCACAGCCACTTCGCCTTCCTGCAGGACTTCTGGACCACCTTCGTGGAGATCCGCTGGCGCTTCATGATCGTCCTCTTCGTGGCGTCCTTCACCGGGAGCTGGTTCATCTTCGGCCTGCTCTGGTACTGGATCGCCAAGAGGAACGGGGACCTGGCGGGCCAGAGCCACCCCAAGGGCCACGTGCCCTGCGTCAGCAACGTCAACGGGCTCACCACCGCCTTCCTCTACTCCCTGGAGACGCAGACCACCATCGGCTACGGCGGGAGGGCCGTCACGGGCCAGTGCGCCGGGGCGGTGGCCCTCATCGTGGTCCAGTCGCTCATCGGCGCCATCATCAACTGCTTCATGTGCGGCGTCATCCTGGCCAAGATCTCCCTCCCCAAGAAGAGGGCCAAGACGGTGACCTTCAGCGAGACGGCGGTCATCTGCCCGCAGAAGGGCGGGCTGTGCCTGCAGATCCGCGTGGCCAACATGCGCAAAACCCTGCTGATCGGCAGCCAGATCTACGGCAAGCTGCTGAGGACAACCATCACGCCCGAGGGCGAGACCATCATCATGGACCAGGTGGGCATCGACTTTGTGGTGGACGCCGGCAAGGACAACCTCTTCTTCATCTGCCCTCTCACGCTCTGCCACGTCATCGACAAGTCCAGCCCCTTCTTCACCATGGCCGCCGACACCCTCCACCTGCAGGAGTTCGAGCTGGTGGTCTTCCTCGACGGCACGGCCGAGTCAACCAGCTCCGCCTGCCAGGTCCGCACCTCCTTCATCCCCCAGGAGGTCCAGTGGGGCTACAGCTTCCTGCCCATCATCTCCCGCACCAAGGGCGGAAAGTACCGGGTGGACTTCTCCAACTTCTCCAGGACCGTGCCCGTTCCCACCCCGCACTGCGCCCTCTGTTTCCACGACGAGGGGCACCACCGGCCGCAACTCCCACCCCACGCCCAAGCCCACGCCCCCCAGGAAAAGAGGGGCATCGACAACGAGGGCTTCGAGGTGATCGACATCGACGTCGACGACACAGTGCATCAAACGATGATGTGA